AAAATATAACTTTAATTTAAACCAGAAGGTTGAAAGCTATTCTATAGGGCAAAGAACCCTGTTCCTGCTTGGTCTTGCTCTATCCAGTGGAACTGACCTTCTCTTGCTGGATGAGCTAACCCAGCATTTGGACCCTACTATTAGAAATGAGGTTATTCATCTCATCAACCAATATGCCCGGCTTGGCAATTCCCTTTTGGTGTCGTCCCATGAGATCTTTGAATTAGAAGAATATGCTACTGCCTTTGCCATTATCAAGAACGGAAAGGTTTTGTACACCGATTCCATTGACGATGCCAAGCAAAAGCACAGGATAATCAGGCGGGGTGAGAGCTTTAAAGAGGGTGAAGTCATAGGGATGATTCACGACGACATCCTTTTAAAAACCTCCGATGATATAGGTATGTATCCCAAGTTGAATCAGATTGTAGTGGGATATTTGCAGGGAAAGAGTGCAGATTTGATTTTGGCAGAAGATTTAAAAGAAAATTAAAATTTCCGGTGCAATCTATTGATCCTGTGCTAACGAAAAGGAAATGACCCACCCTCTGGCGAAATATCCGGCTGTTAATACACGCAAAGGATCGGTGGGGAATAAATGCTATGGAGTTATTATCATGTTTCACGAGTTAAGAGCAAAGGGCAAGAGCATTCGTGTAATTGTTCGTGAAGCAGTTTTGGACCTGACTAACCTTATTATTACTAATATTGGAAATAAAATAATGAATTTTAAAAAAATACCATTCCGAGCATAATAAAACCGCTTTCAAATAATACTTTTAGCGATCCAGAAAAAAATTTAGCTTGGCTTAGGATGGTAAGAGATATTGATACTAAGATAATAATTATAGGCAAAAAAATTTTCTTAATTGAAATTACTTGGGTTTTTCTATTTAACAAAGCTTGAAATTTCATGTTGCTCTATTATCCCTCCAATTAATATTAGTAAAACGCCGAGGAAAAATAATATAATTTGGTATCTTGGCCACTTTTTATATATTAAATAATTTAACCCCATATAAATTAAAGAAATCACGACAGTGGTCACACCAATTGATTCGGGTATCACAAAAAAGCTTTTGTTGATAGAATTTATTTTAATTATTGAGACCCATAGGGACCACCAGCTCAATAAATAAGGAAAAGTAAAAAGTCCGCCACTTATAAGCCCTAAAAATCCAACTTTCAATGATAAAAGAAGATTAGGAATCGTGACAGTTAACCATATATTCTCTGTATCTGGTTTTTTTATAAGACCTATATTAATTAATGCATCCCAAAGTCCAGTAACCGAAATTTTGTGGGAAGAAGTTCTTAAACCACTTATTATACCAATCATACTTGATACTGCAACAATCAACAAAGGAACTATATCTATAAATTTTATAAATTTCTTCTTTATATTCCTCCCCATCTTTTCTTTATCCTTTCTAATTGTTGTTTTATTGCTTCTAATTTATATCTATCCTTATGTTTATCTGGTAACATAATATCTCCATATGCCAATTCCTGTAGAGCACTAATTACTGATTCAGTACCTAATTTCCGGATAGCAAAGTCATCTGCATTATCTTGACATACTGGGCACTTTTTATGAAAATTATTATGAAAATTAAAAATATCAAACTTCCTATCAATCCCGCTAATATAAGTATTAACCAGAAATTGTAATGTAACTTACCTATAAAAACAAAATAACTTATAATAATCGCTATAATGTACACCAACCAGGGAAATACCAAAGAAAAAAGTTTTCTTTTTATTTTGCAATAAAGGTCTGAAATATGTCCCTCTTCGTGGGCAATAACATACTGAAGTATCTTTTGATTATTAGAAATAAAGGGATTAATAATGATTTTTCCATTAAGATACATGCCAAGAGGAAAATTTGGCAAAAAAGGCATCATTGGACTTTCATAAACATTAGCATCATTGACTTCAATTCGTTTGCTAAACATAACAGCAGTAGAATTTTGATACTCAGTATTATTTAATGTATAAGGATTAAAATAATGGAATAACACAGTAAAACTTGAAGTAAATATAATAAACCGAGCAAAATCTTTGGAAAAACCCATTGCCAATAAAATACTACCAATTAAGTCATGTATTTTAATAATACCAACTGGTGCAATAATTAATAATACAATACCTCCTATAATAACAATTATTGTTTTAAAATACTCTACTTTTTTTATTGGCTGTGCGTCTTCGATAAGCAAATAATTCCCCTTTGATGATAAATAAACCTTTTTCAACCCGGACAGGACAGCAATATTTCTTTCAACTTCTCGGATTTTTGAACCCTGCAGAAGAAATTTTAGCGTATCCAGTGTATTTAAAGAAAAATACTGGTCTTCTTCAGTATCATTTGGAATCTTTTTGCCTGAAATAATTTTGGGTTTACCCGATACCATTGATACAATTATATTTAACAAAAGTGCCGAGACAACAACTATAAGAGTTCCCCGCACAAAACCTTGCTCACTTGTCTTCAATGCTGCAAAAATTTCTCCCGCTGAAAGCCACCATGAAATAAGGGCGGCGCGCACTATCCACGCCGCCAATTCCGCCCAAAGAATCATTTATTTCCCTCCACCTTGCTGGATACAACATTAATATCGATTTGCTCATTATGCTACATTACCAGACCAGCTATCACAGCAATCCCAATGGCAGACAATTCTGGCGCGGCAGCTATAAGATATACAACCGACCAGAATCCATAAGTTTGATACGTCCTTACTAAAATTGACCAATTCTTTACTATATACTCACCTACTTGTTCAGCTGCTTTTCCTAATCCTGCACTGCCAGCAGTTGCAATAATAACATTAAGACTTGGTTTTTGGCCAAGCCAAAGATAGTATGCTAATGCATAAGGCTGCTGTTGATCAATTTCTGTCGTTAAAAACGGTTTGTTAAATACGATATCTGAAAGTGGATTAATTCTACTTTTTACATGAAACACTTCAGAAGTCTGTTCATCTTTTATTGTTAAGTTATATTCCCCGTTTGGCAATGGAGTTACTTTTATTATTACAGAAAGAATATTACCCTTTGAATCTTTAAAGTTAATTATTCCATCATATTCAGTTTTTCTTGTCACGAACAGCATATTACTTCCATCTTTAGTAATCTTCAACGTTTTTCCATTATTAGAATATGACACTGCAATATTACCTTTGCCTTTCCCATCTATCGTTTCTGCTTTCACTACAGAAACAAGACCACCTGATAACACTGAAACAGTTAGTATCAGTGCTATAATTTGCTTTAAAAAGTTACTTTTTCTTAACATTTTAAAACCATCCTTATCTTCTATTTTCAGGAATGCATTCCCTTTTATTACTATACTGCACATTTTTTTTTGTCAAGACAATTTCTAAAATTTTTTGAAAATAAACCGGAGAAGCGTTCACAGTATTTTCAAGCTAAAACAGGCATTGAAAAAGGTGAGTTGCTGGAGTCACATTAAAAAGGCCAATTTTTCAGGATGCAATTATATACGAAATTGCCGAAATTGAATTAGAAAATTTATCTAAAAGGTAGCTTTCCTGCGGCTCAGCGCAGGAGTTTTCTTTTTTCGAGAAAAAATTGACAAAAGAAGTATATTGTAATACAATATAGATAGATGTAGCTTGTTATACAAGGGAGCGATAATATGTGAATGATAAAACCCAGCTATTAAAAGGTA
This is a stretch of genomic DNA from Carboxydothermus pertinax. It encodes these proteins:
- a CDS encoding ATP-binding cassette domain-containing protein → MVLEVKNLSKQIRGKQILSDISFSLGKGEVLALIGPNGAGKTTTIKCIINAIKKDEGEVILFGKPFANEVKTRIAVVPEDRKVFRNFTAADYRSLWQSLYPAWNDQFFKDFVVKYNFNLNQKVESYSIGQRTLFLLGLALSSGTDLLLLDELTQHLDPTIRNEVIHLINQYARLGNSLLVSSHEIFELEEYATAFAIIKNGKVLYTDSIDDAKQKHRIIRRGESFKEGEVIGMIHDDILLKTSDDIGMYPKLNQIVVGYLQGKSADLILAEDLKEN